The Spongiibacter tropicus DSM 19543 genome includes a region encoding these proteins:
- a CDS encoding site-specific integrase — protein MRRYSLRTVKSYSYWIKFFILFHGKVHPAELGGAEVEAFLSYLACERRVSAATQAIALNALAFLYNQYLEQPRGVSVDFVVLSRNASCQWY, from the coding sequence GTGCGTCGCTACAGTTTACGTACAGTAAAGTCGTACAGCTATTGGATCAAGTTTTTCATTCTCTTTCATGGCAAGGTCCATCCGGCTGAGCTAGGTGGCGCAGAGGTCGAGGCTTTTCTTAGTTATCTCGCCTGCGAACGCCGCGTTTCTGCGGCAACACAAGCCATCGCGCTCAACGCATTGGCATTTCTCTATAACCAATACCTTGAACAGCCCCGGGGAGTATCGGTCGATTTCGTCGTGCTCAGCCGCAACGCAAGCTGCCAGTGGTATTGA
- a CDS encoding IS1595 family transposase, which translates to MDIHTLSPIAGKDYPQNWNAFLDWFSTEDACLAYLEKLRWPEGFVCPSCALAGKPHRANRGRLICRHCRYQSSVTAGTIFSKTRTPLRVWLAAAWYLTNQKQGVSALGLQRVLGLGSYQTAWMILHRYRRAMIRPGREKLHGLVEVDETYLDMTDGRPGDRSKRKSHTQRVLIILAVEIKEPQGFGRIRLRRIDDDTKGNVLPFIQNSIETGSHVRTDGAGMYVKLHELGYQHDRKVMLGSETPAHTSMPGVHRVASLIKRWLLGTHHGAVRPEQLDAYLDEFVFRFNRRSSRSRGMLFYRLLQQAVATEPVTYENVVVRKAKEE; encoded by the coding sequence ATGGATATCCATACTTTATCCCCGATTGCCGGCAAAGACTACCCCCAAAATTGGAATGCATTCCTGGACTGGTTTTCCACTGAGGATGCCTGTCTTGCTTATCTCGAAAAACTCCGTTGGCCAGAAGGCTTCGTGTGTCCATCCTGTGCCCTGGCGGGGAAGCCGCATAGAGCGAATCGCGGTCGATTGATTTGTCGCCACTGTCGTTATCAAAGCTCTGTTACTGCCGGTACGATTTTTAGCAAGACGAGAACACCACTCCGAGTGTGGCTGGCGGCAGCATGGTATCTGACCAATCAGAAGCAAGGTGTAAGCGCGCTTGGCTTGCAGCGGGTATTAGGCTTGGGAAGCTACCAGACAGCCTGGATGATTCTGCATCGGTATCGCCGGGCGATGATCAGGCCGGGTAGAGAAAAACTGCACGGTTTGGTCGAGGTCGATGAGACCTATCTGGATATGACTGATGGCCGGCCGGGGGATAGAAGCAAGCGGAAAAGCCATACACAGCGCGTACTTATCATTCTTGCGGTGGAGATAAAGGAGCCCCAAGGCTTCGGTCGGATTCGCTTGCGTCGCATTGATGATGACACGAAGGGTAATGTCCTGCCCTTTATCCAGAACTCAATAGAAACCGGCAGCCATGTCCGCACCGATGGCGCGGGTATGTATGTGAAGCTACATGAGCTCGGTTACCAGCATGATCGAAAAGTCATGCTGGGTTCGGAAACGCCTGCACATACCTCAATGCCGGGCGTACACCGTGTCGCTTCACTGATTAAACGCTGGCTACTTGGCACCCATCATGGGGCTGTTCGGCCCGAACAACTTGACGCTTACCTTGATGAGTTCGTGTTCCGATTTAATCGCCGTTCTTCAAGATCGCGAGGGATGTTGTTTTACCGATTGTTGCAGCAGGCTGTTGCAACTGAACCGGTGACTTACGAGAACGTCGTTGTGAGGAAGGCTAAGGAGGAATAA